Proteins encoded in a region of the Flavobacterium sp. MDT1-60 genome:
- a CDS encoding organic hydroperoxide resistance protein has product METNNSKVLYTAVTHTTGGRTGESRSSDGKLDIKLSTPGSTGPGTNPEQLFAAGWSACFIGAMGKAAANLQVGLPAGHYVSTEVDLVSGDDGYSLQARLNISLPGLDPEIAKSIIEGASQTCPYSKAIKGNIKTEYNLI; this is encoded by the coding sequence ATGGAAACAAACAATTCAAAAGTGCTTTACACAGCTGTAACGCACACAACAGGGGGTAGAACAGGCGAATCTCGCAGTTCAGATGGTAAATTAGATATCAAACTTTCAACTCCGGGCTCTACAGGTCCGGGTACTAATCCGGAACAATTATTCGCAGCAGGCTGGTCAGCTTGTTTTATTGGAGCGATGGGAAAAGCGGCAGCAAATTTGCAAGTGGGGCTTCCTGCAGGACATTACGTTAGTACAGAGGTTGACTTAGTTTCAGGTGATGATGGGTATTCGTTACAGGCACGTTTAAACATTAGCCTGCCAGGCTTAGATCCTGAAATAGCCAAAAGTATTATAGAAGGTGCATCACAAACTTGTCCTTACTCTAAAGCTATAAAAGGCAATATTAAAACAGAGTATAATCTTATCTAA